The Pusillibacter faecalis genome has a window encoding:
- a CDS encoding DMT family transporter, with protein MKANQIRQTVFPLLTAFIWGTSFVAQSVSTDHIGPFTFNAARSIVAFLSLLALTFLLRQIRQRDFQGAVEVPSAARRELLLGGICCGAALTMASYFQQKGLETTTAGKSGFITALYIVIVPIAGVFLKKKAPRTVWLSVVLAVAGLYCLCITEGFSINEGDCYTMVCALCFSAHILIIDHFTKKVDGVELSCVQFLVAAVLSAAGMLLTESPSWGALRMCTWPILYAGFFSSGVGYTLQILAQKDSNPTVVSLLLSLESVFATVAGVILLHDQMSGREYVGCVFMLAAVVLAQLPDRKRVFL; from the coding sequence ATGAAAGCCAATCAAATTCGCCAAACGGTATTCCCTCTGCTGACAGCGTTCATCTGGGGCACCTCCTTTGTGGCCCAGAGCGTGAGCACAGATCATATCGGGCCCTTTACTTTCAACGCCGCGCGCTCTATCGTGGCATTTTTGTCTCTGTTGGCGCTGACGTTCCTTTTGCGCCAGATTCGGCAGCGGGATTTCCAAGGAGCTGTGGAAGTACCATCTGCGGCCAGACGGGAACTGCTCTTGGGAGGGATTTGCTGCGGTGCTGCGCTGACCATGGCCTCCTATTTCCAGCAAAAAGGGTTGGAGACGACAACCGCTGGGAAGTCGGGGTTTATCACGGCGCTCTATATTGTCATTGTACCCATTGCGGGGGTTTTTCTAAAAAAGAAGGCTCCACGGACTGTTTGGCTCAGCGTGGTGCTGGCGGTGGCGGGACTATACTGCCTTTGCATCACAGAGGGCTTCTCTATAAATGAGGGCGACTGTTATACGATGGTATGTGCCCTGTGTTTTTCCGCCCATATTCTGATCATTGACCACTTTACAAAAAAAGTAGATGGAGTCGAGCTCTCCTGCGTGCAGTTTTTGGTGGCAGCGGTTCTCTCCGCAGCCGGAATGCTTTTGACAGAATCCCCCTCCTGGGGGGCTCTGCGGATGTGCACGTGGCCGATTCTCTATGCGGGATTTTTCTCCAGCGGGGTGGGCTACACGCTTCAGATCCTGGCGCAGAAAGATTCCAATCCAACGGTTGTGTCGCTGCTGCTGAGCCTGGAATCCGTGTTTGCCACGGTGGCGGGGGTGATCCTCCTGCATGATCAAATGAGTGGACGGGAATATGTAGGATGTGTATTTATGCTGGCGGCGGTGGTTTTGGCCCAGTTACCGGACCGAAAGCGAGTTTTTTTATAA
- a CDS encoding DNA-3-methyladenine glycosylase — translation MARLSREFYSGNTVETAQNLLGKVLVRQWKGRFLAGRITETEAYIGRCDKACHAYHYRRTARTETLFLAPGHAYIYLIYGMYHCLNFVTEPEGEPAAVLVRSVEPVAGTEWMQQLRYGEKPLTAYRLKNFLNGPGKVCQGFSLTRHENGLDLTGDTLFVCDGPEDIGLPAPIPAKERLCSGPRIGVDYAEEARDFPWRFWLEKEV, via the coding sequence ATGGCAAGGCTTTCCCGGGAATTTTACAGCGGCAATACCGTCGAGACCGCCCAAAACCTGTTGGGCAAAGTTCTCGTCCGACAATGGAAGGGTAGGTTTCTCGCCGGCCGCATCACAGAGACCGAGGCCTATATTGGCCGATGCGACAAAGCCTGCCACGCCTACCATTACCGGCGGACTGCACGGACGGAAACTCTTTTTCTCGCTCCAGGCCATGCCTATATCTATCTGATCTACGGTATGTACCACTGCCTGAATTTTGTGACAGAGCCGGAGGGCGAGCCGGCGGCGGTCCTGGTGCGCTCTGTGGAGCCTGTCGCGGGGACGGAGTGGATGCAGCAGCTTCGGTATGGGGAAAAGCCGCTTACGGCCTATCGTTTGAAAAACTTTTTGAACGGTCCTGGAAAGGTCTGCCAGGGTTTTTCCCTGACCAGACACGAAAACGGCCTGGACCTGACTGGTGATACCCTTTTTGTATGCGACGGTCCCGAGGACATCGGTCTGCCTGCTCCCATACCAGCTAAGGAGCGGCTTTGTTCCGGCCCCCGCATCGGCGTGGACTACGCGGAGGAGGCCCGGGACTTTCCCTGGAGGTTCTGGTTGGAAAAAGAGGTGTAA
- a CDS encoding HAD family hydrolase — protein sequence MFLFDLDGTLIDSNGIWKNVDREFLARRGLPYTHAYYEGVAHTIFPLAAKFTKEFCNLPESCEEIMAEWMELAEDLYAHVSIKPGVRAYLKQCKAEGRRLAVVTSSVPEHCRTALKALSLEKYFENITFAHDLGLEKKSPEIWLTAAKAGGVRPEDCTVFDDSLAACWGARAAKMRVVGVYDNYFAQDEKEMRSFCDVYIRSFEELLWLPEQRRR from the coding sequence ATGTTTTTATTCGATTTAGACGGTACTTTGATTGACTCTAACGGCATCTGGAAGAACGTGGACCGGGAGTTTTTGGCCAGGAGAGGCCTTCCTTACACCCATGCCTATTATGAGGGCGTGGCCCATACCATTTTTCCTCTAGCCGCCAAGTTTACCAAAGAGTTCTGCAATCTCCCGGAGAGCTGCGAGGAAATCATGGCGGAGTGGATGGAGCTTGCAGAGGACCTCTACGCCCACGTCAGCATCAAACCCGGCGTCCGCGCCTATCTCAAGCAGTGCAAAGCCGAGGGTCGGCGGCTGGCCGTGGTGACATCCAGCGTACCGGAACATTGCCGCACGGCGCTCAAGGCCCTGAGCCTGGAGAAGTATTTTGAGAATATCACCTTCGCCCATGACCTGGGCCTTGAGAAAAAGTCGCCGGAGATCTGGCTGACTGCAGCCAAGGCCGGCGGCGTCCGTCCGGAGGACTGCACGGTGTTTGACGACAGTCTCGCCGCCTGCTGGGGCGCTCGGGCCGCTAAAATGCGGGTTGTTGGCGTGTATGACAACTATTTCGCTCAGGACGAAAAAGAGATGCGGAGCTTTTGCGACGTATATATCAGGAGCTTTGAGGAGCTTTTGTGGCTGCCGGAGCAGCGGCGCAGATGA
- a CDS encoding pentapeptide repeat-containing protein, with protein sequence MAAGAAAQMSEELYQVLQAARESGDRLEDLTLEHTVVEQADFSELTCRNVHLHACRFLGCDFSGASLYDACFQNCQFESCRLSRSYWQRVLLDGCKADGADFRKARFKSCRLEGGRFRYGNYVGTVWDHCTLDSSSFTESTLAESRIGKTVFQHVDFTGADFFRTSLRGCDLSTCTLDRITLSETCSELKGARIDASQAAVVARILGIEVVP encoded by the coding sequence GTGGCTGCCGGAGCAGCGGCGCAGATGAGCGAGGAGCTGTATCAAGTCCTTCAGGCCGCCCGGGAGAGCGGAGACCGGCTGGAGGATCTGACCCTGGAACATACAGTGGTGGAACAAGCCGATTTTTCGGAGCTCACCTGCAGAAATGTCCATCTCCATGCCTGCCGGTTCCTGGGCTGTGACTTCTCCGGTGCGTCCCTTTATGACGCCTGTTTTCAGAACTGTCAGTTTGAAAGCTGCCGCCTGTCCCGCAGTTATTGGCAGCGTGTGCTCCTTGATGGCTGTAAAGCGGACGGCGCCGACTTCCGGAAGGCGCGCTTTAAAAGCTGCCGTTTGGAGGGTGGGCGGTTCCGCTACGGAAATTATGTCGGCACGGTATGGGACCACTGCACGCTTGATAGCAGCAGCTTCACGGAATCTACCCTGGCGGAGAGCCGAATTGGGAAAACCGTCTTTCAGCACGTGGATTTTACCGGTGCTGATTTCTTCCGAACGAGCCTCCGGGGATGCGACCTCTCTACCTGTACGCTGGACCGCATTACCCTCTCAGAGACCTGTTCCGAACTCAAAGGCGCCAGGATCGACGCAAGTCAGGCTGCCGTGGTTGCCCGGATTTTAGGTATTGAGGTTGTGCCCTGA
- a CDS encoding helix-turn-helix transcriptional regulator: MFRKHTNLVGQRICAERKRSGLSQEALAAQLYVTRQTISNWEVGKTMPDLESLKLLALALSVPIERLIYGEPLGFPVPWYQRIPWELWCRWLGVVVWAVGLLSGIWAGSGAVQTPDGGVGWGFQWKSALSIWYPALIRGVVLLSLSRILSVGKQQEP; encoded by the coding sequence ATGTTCCGGAAACATACCAATCTGGTAGGGCAGCGGATCTGCGCGGAACGCAAGCGTTCCGGCCTGTCTCAGGAGGCGCTGGCGGCCCAACTCTACGTGACGCGGCAGACGATCTCCAATTGGGAGGTTGGGAAAACCATGCCCGATCTTGAGAGTCTGAAGCTGCTTGCCCTGGCGCTGTCGGTTCCCATTGAGCGCCTGATCTATGGGGAGCCGCTGGGATTCCCTGTTCCCTGGTATCAGAGGATTCCGTGGGAACTCTGGTGCCGTTGGCTGGGTGTTGTTGTGTGGGCTGTTGGGCTGCTCTCCGGCATTTGGGCCGGCAGCGGGGCCGTTCAGACTCCGGATGGCGGCGTCGGCTGGGGTTTCCAGTGGAAGAGCGCTCTTTCCATCTGGTATCCGGCTCTGATCCGGGGTGTGGTTTTGCTGTCATTATCCAGGATTTTAAGCGTTGGGAAACAGCAGGAGCCGTGA
- a CDS encoding ATP-dependent helicase: MQDFNSRYIAARKAVIARDLQRLNPMQRKAAMTTEGPLLLLAGAGSGKTTVLIQRVYTLLTYGRGSDSEEVPEWAEEEDIHFLEAFPDRPTDLELDRAHRLCAVDVPRPWEIIAITFTNKAAGELKERLAARLGPMANDVWASTFHSACVRILRRDIDRIGFDKDFTIYDTDDAKRVIKDIVKEQNLDEKAFQPKSVLAAISHAKDQYETPEDFARRCETENDWKKSRIAKIYAAYQKKLMTANALDFDDIIFHTVTLLQREPEVLRYYQNKFRYVLVDEYQDTNHLQYLLTSLLAGGYRNLCVVGDDDQSIYRFRGANIENILSFEQQYPDARVIRLEQNYRSTQNILDAANAVIQNNVGRKGKTLWTDNGGGEVVTVKTSFNEGDEANFVVGDILMGVNRGRRFRDTAVLYRMNAQSNALEYAMKRNGIPYRVVGGMKFFDRAEVKDVLAYLCVLNNPLDDLRLRRIINNPARGIGATTMDKVAVLAESQGASLYEIIRNADLFPDLKSASVKLLKFADLIDGLRRQGAELALPEFYDVVCDQTGYVRALEEKNDMESRGRIENVQELKSNILGFLEQDPEDATLSGFLNEIALYTDLDSVEAGDDCVTMMTIHSAKGLEFPTVYVVGMEEGIFPGASAQYDQEELEEERRLCYVAMTRAKEKLTLTNARQRMLYGRTSANRPSRFLEEIPEDNMRWEGKPEPRFGGMEATFGGDRWEGGASGGYGAPSTARSGVWVRSQRAQTLSRGSGAAPMLQLNQGDMVEHTAFGKGMVLSVRPMGGDALLEVAFDQMGTKKLMLKSAGNHLKKL; this comes from the coding sequence ATGCAAGACTTCAATTCCCGATACATCGCCGCGCGCAAAGCAGTGATCGCTCGGGACCTTCAGAGACTTAACCCCATGCAGCGCAAAGCCGCCATGACTACGGAGGGGCCGCTTCTCCTGCTGGCGGGCGCCGGCAGCGGCAAGACCACGGTGCTCATCCAGCGGGTGTATACACTTTTGACCTATGGGCGGGGTAGCGACTCAGAAGAGGTACCAGAGTGGGCAGAGGAGGAAGACATCCACTTTTTGGAGGCGTTTCCGGACCGGCCTACGGATCTGGAGCTTGACCGGGCTCACCGTCTGTGCGCCGTAGATGTGCCCCGGCCCTGGGAGATTATCGCCATCACCTTTACCAACAAGGCGGCGGGGGAACTGAAGGAGCGCCTCGCGGCCCGTCTGGGGCCGATGGCCAACGACGTCTGGGCCTCCACCTTCCACTCCGCCTGTGTCCGGATTCTTCGGCGGGACATTGACCGCATCGGTTTTGACAAGGACTTTACGATCTACGATACCGACGATGCTAAGCGAGTCATCAAGGATATCGTGAAGGAGCAGAACCTGGACGAAAAGGCTTTCCAGCCCAAGAGCGTCCTGGCCGCCATCAGCCACGCCAAGGACCAGTACGAGACGCCGGAGGATTTTGCCCGGCGCTGTGAGACAGAAAACGACTGGAAAAAGAGCCGGATTGCAAAAATCTATGCCGCCTACCAGAAAAAACTGATGACTGCTAACGCGCTGGACTTTGATGACATTATCTTTCACACTGTAACACTGCTGCAGCGGGAGCCGGAGGTCCTGCGGTACTATCAAAATAAGTTCCGCTATGTGCTGGTGGATGAGTATCAGGACACCAACCATCTCCAATATCTCCTCACAAGCCTCCTGGCGGGCGGGTACAGGAATCTCTGTGTGGTGGGCGATGACGACCAGTCCATCTACCGTTTCCGGGGCGCTAACATTGAGAATATTTTGAGCTTTGAGCAGCAGTATCCAGACGCCCGGGTGATCCGCCTGGAGCAGAACTACCGTTCCACCCAGAACATTCTGGATGCCGCCAACGCCGTCATTCAAAACAATGTGGGCCGTAAAGGTAAGACTCTCTGGACCGACAACGGCGGTGGGGAAGTTGTAACCGTCAAGACCTCCTTCAACGAGGGAGACGAGGCCAACTTCGTGGTAGGAGATATCCTGATGGGCGTGAACCGGGGGCGGCGCTTCCGGGACACAGCGGTGCTCTACCGAATGAATGCGCAGTCCAACGCACTGGAATACGCCATGAAGCGCAACGGCATCCCTTATAGAGTGGTGGGAGGCATGAAGTTCTTCGACCGGGCGGAGGTCAAGGATGTGCTGGCCTATCTCTGTGTGCTGAACAATCCGTTAGATGACCTGCGGCTGCGGCGGATCATCAACAACCCAGCCCGGGGTATCGGCGCTACCACCATGGACAAGGTGGCGGTCCTGGCGGAGAGCCAGGGGGCGTCGCTTTACGAGATCATCCGTAATGCGGACCTGTTCCCGGATCTCAAAAGCGCCTCCGTCAAGCTGCTGAAATTCGCGGACCTCATCGACGGGCTCCGCCGCCAGGGGGCGGAGCTAGCCCTGCCGGAGTTTTACGACGTGGTGTGCGACCAGACCGGATACGTCCGGGCCCTAGAGGAGAAGAACGACATGGAGAGCCGGGGCCGGATTGAAAACGTCCAGGAGCTCAAGTCCAACATCCTGGGCTTTCTGGAGCAGGACCCGGAGGACGCCACTCTCTCCGGCTTTTTGAACGAGATCGCCCTGTACACGGATCTCGACAGCGTGGAGGCGGGGGACGACTGCGTCACCATGATGACGATCCATTCCGCCAAGGGCCTGGAATTCCCGACGGTCTATGTGGTGGGGATGGAGGAGGGCATTTTCCCCGGCGCCTCCGCCCAGTACGACCAGGAGGAGCTGGAGGAGGAGCGACGGCTGTGCTATGTGGCTATGACCCGCGCCAAGGAGAAGCTGACCCTTACCAACGCTCGGCAGCGGATGCTGTACGGCCGCACCAGCGCCAACCGCCCCTCCCGCTTCCTGGAGGAGATTCCGGAGGACAACATGCGCTGGGAGGGCAAGCCCGAGCCGCGCTTTGGCGGAATGGAGGCGACCTTTGGCGGCGACCGCTGGGAGGGCGGCGCTTCCGGCGGATACGGCGCGCCTTCCACTGCACGGAGTGGCGTGTGGGTAAGGTCCCAGCGCGCCCAAACACTCTCGCGGGGGAGCGGCGCTGCCCCTATGCTGCAGCTTAATCAGGGCGATATGGTTGAGCATACCGCCTTTGGAAAGGGCATGGTGCTGTCCGTCCGTCCCATGGGGGGAGATGCCTTGCTGGAGGTGGCCTTTGATCAGATGGGGACCAAGAAGCTGATGCTGAAATCCGCCGGGAACCACCTGAAAAAATTATGA
- a CDS encoding BlaI/MecI/CopY family transcriptional regulator: MHVNLSDSEWKLMNHLWARSPQTITELTAVLRAETGWSKNTIITMLSRLETKGAVRYEPGGRARRYFPSVQREDAALAETESFLSKVYGGSLGLMVSSLVESRALSEEDLAELAAILERAEGAQS, encoded by the coding sequence ATGCACGTCAATTTGTCCGACAGCGAGTGGAAGCTGATGAACCACCTGTGGGCCCGCTCGCCACAGACCATCACAGAGCTGACGGCGGTCCTGCGGGCGGAGACCGGCTGGAGCAAGAATACCATCATCACCATGCTCTCCCGGCTGGAGACCAAAGGCGCTGTTCGGTATGAACCCGGTGGCAGGGCGCGGCGCTACTTCCCCTCCGTGCAGCGAGAGGACGCGGCCCTAGCGGAGACGGAGAGCTTTCTCTCCAAAGTTTACGGTGGCAGCCTGGGACTGATGGTCAGTAGCCTGGTGGAGAGCCGTGCACTGAGTGAGGAGGACCTAGCGGAGCTTGCTGCTATCCTGGAAAGGGCAGAAGGTGCACAGTCATGA